The following are encoded together in the Methanosarcina flavescens genome:
- a CDS encoding OB-fold nucleic acid binding domain-containing protein: protein MEKEEKVMVLLLFMTLTSLMTAYLCFGSGFTASGQESGKEIRQYSRESGVGEKVFLEAEVLSKRFTYTGGHLLLQVDCDSEVLSVFIPKTAGADALNMSIQEGDFIGLTGTVSEYKGKREITVERKEDILLSDDYSTK, encoded by the coding sequence ATGGAAAAAGAAGAAAAAGTTATGGTACTGCTTTTATTTATGACACTAACTTCTCTTATGACAGCTTATCTCTGCTTCGGATCGGGATTTACAGCATCTGGACAGGAGTCAGGGAAAGAAATCAGGCAGTACAGCAGGGAATCCGGTGTAGGGGAAAAAGTATTCCTTGAAGCCGAAGTTCTGAGCAAACGGTTTACTTATACAGGCGGACACCTGCTTTTACAGGTAGACTGCGACTCCGAAGTCCTGAGCGTTTTTATCCCAAAGACCGCAGGTGCAGACGCCCTGAATATGTCAATCCAGGAAGGAGATTTTATCGGTTTAACGGGTACAGTCTCGGAATATAAAGGGAAAAGAGAAATCACGGTGGAAAGAAAAGAAGATATTCTTTTGAGTGATGATTATTCTACGAAATGA
- a CDS encoding nucleotidyltransferase family protein, translating to MKACIMCGGAGTRLRPLTFKHPKPSIPILNKPSVLHLIEHLSREGFNEIVITLGYMGELIEEQLGDGHMFGVHIDYVYEREKLGTAGGVKNAEAYLKDEPFIVLGGDHVLNLNLREMYRFHESNDALVTIGLLSIDDPREFGIADMDINNRIHRFLEKPKAGQIFSNLASTGIYVCDPLIFEWIPRHRKFDFAKDLFPCMLEADKKINGVLVRGQWTDVGSSAAYRQAQRWMLDALPGTTIEGHFTTRNARIKGPLSIGNNVCIGSNSSLVGPIVIGENTTIGDNVLIGPYSVIGSNCIIEDNAKILSSYLFDNVSIGKDSNISGGVVSDETVIGDHCFLENGTVIGHKVTIGNNSTIHSGVKVWPEVTIGENSNIKDIVINPDYDTAHEGS from the coding sequence ATGAAAGCGTGTATCATGTGCGGAGGAGCAGGGACAAGACTCAGGCCGCTGACATTCAAGCACCCTAAACCGAGCATACCGATTCTTAATAAGCCGTCAGTCCTGCATCTGATAGAGCATCTTTCAAGAGAAGGGTTTAATGAAATAGTTATAACCCTGGGATATATGGGAGAACTCATAGAAGAGCAACTCGGGGATGGGCACATGTTTGGGGTACATATCGATTATGTGTACGAGAGAGAAAAGCTCGGAACGGCAGGGGGGGTAAAAAATGCCGAGGCATACCTGAAAGACGAGCCGTTTATTGTGCTTGGGGGAGATCATGTTCTCAACCTTAACCTGAGAGAGATGTACCGTTTCCATGAATCGAACGATGCTCTGGTAACTATAGGGCTTCTTTCAATAGACGACCCTAGAGAATTCGGAATTGCGGATATGGATATAAATAACCGGATTCATCGTTTCCTGGAAAAACCAAAAGCAGGCCAGATATTCAGCAACCTTGCAAGTACGGGAATATACGTTTGTGATCCTTTGATTTTTGAATGGATCCCCAGACACAGAAAATTTGACTTCGCAAAAGACCTCTTTCCCTGCATGCTTGAAGCCGACAAGAAAATCAACGGCGTGCTTGTGCGGGGGCAATGGACTGATGTCGGAAGTTCGGCAGCTTACAGGCAGGCACAGCGCTGGATGCTCGATGCCCTTCCCGGAACGACAATCGAAGGGCACTTCACGACCCGGAATGCAAGAATAAAAGGACCGCTTTCCATAGGAAACAACGTGTGCATAGGTTCGAACTCTTCCCTTGTGGGACCAATAGTCATAGGGGAAAATACAACTATAGGCGACAATGTTCTTATCGGGCCTTACAGTGTTATAGGCTCAAATTGTATTATAGAGGATAACGCAAAGATTCTCTCATCTTATCTATTCGATAATGTGTCCATAGGAAAGGATTCCAATATTTCAGGCGGGGTAGTATCAGACGAAACCGTAATTGGAGACCACTGTTTCCTTGAAAATGGAACTGTTATTGGGCATAAAGTAACTATTGGAAACAATTCAACAATACACTCAGGGGTTAAGGTCTGGCCTGAAGTCACTATAGGGGAAAACTCAAACATAAAGGATATCGTAATTAATCCCGATTATGATACTGCACATGAAGGCTCGTAA